From the Anaeromyxobacter dehalogenans 2CP-1 genome, the window CCAGCGATCCGGTGAAGTCGCCGAGCGCGAACAGCTCGCGGGCGGCCTGCATCCAGACCTCCACGTCGCGTCCACCCGGGGAGCCGGCGGGCGCGGCCTTCGCCGGCACCAGCGGGCGGATGTCCGACTTCTCGGCCACCGCGTCGAGATCCAGGCCGCCCTCCGGCTCCAGCTGCAGCTCGATGATCTCCGCCGCCGACGGCAGCGCGTCCCACGGCGAGTCGCCGGGCGCCGGCGCGGGCCGGGCGGCCGGCGGAGGCAACGGGATCGGGTCCGCCGTGGCGCCGCCGGGCATGCCGCCGCCGAGCAGCGACAGGTACGAGCGCGCCTTCGGGTTGCCCGGGTCGCGCTCCAGCGCCTGCTGGAACGAGCGGAGCGCCTCGCCCACCCGCCCCGCCACGTAGGCCTTGATGCCGCGGTCGATGAGCTCGCTCACGTCCGCCACGGCTCACCTCGTGCCGGGCCGCGCGGTGGCGGCCAGGCCCTTGAACAGCTGCAGCGTGCGCTCGAGCGGCTCCTCCTCGGCGGCGAGCGCCGCGAGATCGCGCGCCTCGACCGCGGTGCGGGCCCGGGCGAGCACCCCCTCCGCCTTCAGCACCGCGTCCTTGCCGAACCGGGTCCGCTCCAGCGCGTCGTGCACCTCCGGGCCGAGCGCCTCGATCTCGCGGACCAGCGCCAGCACCCGGTCGCGCCGCGTCTCGAACTCGCGCGCGGTCTGCTTGCGCTCGAGCAGCTCGTCGATCTGCTCGTCGAGGATGTGCCGCATCTCGTCCTCGGTGAGGCCGGAGGTGGCGGTCACCGAGATCGACTGCTGCAGGCCGGTGGCCACGTCGCGGGCCGACACCCCCACGATGCCGTCGGCGCTGATCTCGAAGGTGACCTCGATCTCCACCTCGCCGCGGCGCGCCGGCCGGATGCCGTCGAGCACGAACTCGCCCAGCAGCTCGTTGTCGATGGCGCGCTCGCTCTCGCCCTGGAGGACGGCGATGCGCACCGAGGTCTGGTCGTCCTGCACGGTGGTGAACAGGTGCGTCTGGCTGGTCGGGACGGTGGTGTTCCGCGGGATGACCGTCTGGAAGTAGCCGCCCACCACCATGAGCCCGAGGTTCTGCGGGGTGACGTCGAGCAGCAGCATCTCGGCGCCCGCGTGCGGCGTGGACAGCGCCTGCGCCTGGATGGCGGCGCCGAGCGCCACCACCTCCTCCGGGTGGACGCCGCGGCACGGCTCGCGCCCGAAGAACTCGCGCACCGCCTGCTGCACCCACGGCATGCGCGTCATCCCGCCGACGAGCAGCACCTCGCCCACCTGCGACGGCCGCACGCCCGCGTCGCGCAGCGTGCGCTCGGTGACGGCGATGCACCGGTCCACCAGGTCCTTGGTGAGCTCCTCCAGCTTCTCCCGCGAGAGCTGGCGATCCAGGTGGAGCGCGCCCTTGCCCTCCCCGCCCCCGACCAGGAACGGCAGGTGGAGGGCGGTGGACGGGAGCGAGGACAGCTCGCACTTGGCCCGCTCCGCGGCGTCGCGCAGGCGCTGGAGCGCCATCTTGTCCTGGCGCAGGTCGATGCCGCCGTTCTCCTTCGCGAAGCCGAAGGTGAGCCAGTCCATCACCCGGCGATCGAAGTCCTCGCCGCCGAGGTAGGTGTCGCCGCCCACCGCCACCACGTCGTAGACGCTCTTGCCGATGTCGAGCACCGACACGTCGAACGTCCCGCCGCCCAGGTCGAAGACCACCACCTTGCGCTCGATCTGCTTGCCGAAGCCGTACGCGAGCGCGGCGCTGGTGGGCTCGTTGATGATGCGGAGCACCTCGAGCCCGGCGATCCGCCCGGCGTCCTTGGTGGCGTGGCGCTGTCCGTCGTTG encodes:
- a CDS encoding tetratricopeptide repeat protein, translating into MADVSELIDRGIKAYVAGRVGEALRSFQQALERDPGNPKARSYLSLLGGGMPGGATADPIPLPPPAARPAPAPGDSPWDALPSAAEIIELQLEPEGGLDLDAVAEKSDIRPLVPAKAAPAGSPGGRDVEVWMQAARELFALGDFTGSLELIEKILQVDPDHREAREYLRQNEATLIAMYESKLGPLGGVPRLAIKPEEIMWLNLDHRAGFLLAQIDGFVDYEALFALSGLPRLDTARILANLIADGVITT
- the dnaK gene encoding molecular chaperone DnaK, coding for MSASEPVIGIDLGTTNSVVATVQDGVPRVIPGRSGQLLTPSVVAFARNGKRLVGALAKRQAITNAEDTVFAAKRLIGRRWGSKEIEDARQVLPYRLVAGPEGHDVRVELGGRTLTVQEISAMVLAELRADAEAWLGQPVSRAVITVPAYFNDGQRHATKDAGRIAGLEVLRIINEPTSAALAYGFGKQIERKVVVFDLGGGTFDVSVLDIGKSVYDVVAVGGDTYLGGEDFDRRVMDWLTFGFAKENGGIDLRQDKMALQRLRDAAERAKCELSSLPSTALHLPFLVGGGEGKGALHLDRQLSREKLEELTKDLVDRCIAVTERTLRDAGVRPSQVGEVLLVGGMTRMPWVQQAVREFFGREPCRGVHPEEVVALGAAIQAQALSTPHAGAEMLLLDVTPQNLGLMVVGGYFQTVIPRNTTVPTSQTHLFTTVQDDQTSVRIAVLQGESERAIDNELLGEFVLDGIRPARRGEVEIEVTFEISADGIVGVSARDVATGLQQSISVTATSGLTEDEMRHILDEQIDELLERKQTAREFETRRDRVLALVREIEALGPEVHDALERTRFGKDAVLKAEGVLARARTAVEARDLAALAAEEEPLERTLQLFKGLAATARPGTR